The proteins below are encoded in one region of Bosea sp. BIWAKO-01:
- a CDS encoding lytic transglycosylase domain-containing protein, with translation MEARLPWQRRLVAAGITLLSAGVGGCIVPDDTFAEAAKPLPYSGEQSVDPRSPGGPARAGIDRIIEQQSAHYELPSDLVRRIVKRESNFRPTAQNGGHFGLMQIKHATARSMGYTGPAVGLLDPEVNLTYGLKYLRGAWLVADRDQNRADRYYRSGYYYDAKRKGLLEATGLGKDRTRLAKPRHASDSIPPTR, from the coding sequence ATGGAGGCCAGATTGCCGTGGCAAAGACGTCTCGTTGCAGCCGGTATCACCTTGCTGTCTGCCGGGGTTGGAGGATGCATCGTTCCGGACGACACGTTCGCGGAGGCAGCGAAACCGCTTCCTTACTCCGGCGAACAGTCAGTTGATCCTCGGTCACCAGGCGGCCCGGCGCGCGCAGGCATCGACCGGATCATCGAACAGCAGTCAGCGCATTACGAACTTCCCTCGGATTTGGTCCGGCGAATCGTCAAGCGCGAGAGCAACTTTCGCCCAACCGCCCAGAACGGTGGTCATTTTGGATTGATGCAGATCAAGCACGCAACGGCGCGCAGCATGGGTTACACCGGCCCGGCAGTGGGGTTGCTCGATCCCGAGGTCAATCTCACCTATGGGCTCAAATATCTGCGGGGAGCCTGGCTCGTGGCCGATCGCGACCAGAACCGCGCCGACCGCTACTATCGGAGCGGGTACTATTACGATGCCAAGCGGAAGGGGCTTCTCGAAGCGACCGGCCTCGGCAAGGACCGTACGCGGTTAGCCAAACCCCGCCACGCGTCGGACAGTATTCCTCCAACGCGCTAG
- a CDS encoding transposase — protein sequence MPDAIRLHDERAAFRAVEVLIWRDGPVCPHCGERSRLGRLSGPSSSIGTWKCYHCRKPFSVKHGTIFHNSHIPLHVWLQGLYLLMSSGQRLSLQKLGRILGISIRTACHLKGKIAAGLAAEEGHADTPPPEAWPYFEIRVPLPECSSPPKPGQAIYRARYERFLAALDNLAAPCSDAVFFQALRRLLSQSSRTVPPHFASTVEQQLELSLFDDLQQQIGCWRQDEAKLW from the coding sequence ATGCCGGATGCTATCCGCTTGCACGACGAACGAGCCGCCTTTCGCGCTGTCGAGGTCTTGATCTGGCGCGATGGACCGGTTTGCCCGCATTGTGGGGAAAGGTCCCGCCTTGGCCGCCTCAGTGGGCCAAGCAGTTCGATTGGCACCTGGAAATGCTATCATTGCCGAAAGCCTTTCTCGGTGAAGCACGGCACGATCTTTCACAACAGCCACATTCCGCTCCATGTCTGGTTGCAGGGGCTTTACCTGCTGATGTCGAGCGGCCAACGCCTGAGTTTGCAAAAGCTCGGGCGAATTCTCGGCATCTCCATCCGGACGGCCTGTCATCTGAAGGGCAAAATCGCCGCAGGGCTCGCGGCGGAGGAAGGCCATGCCGATACTCCGCCTCCGGAGGCCTGGCCATATTTCGAAATCCGGGTCCCGCTGCCAGAGTGCTCGTCTCCGCCGAAACCAGGGCAGGCGATCTATCGGGCACGCTACGAGCGTTTCCTGGCCGCTCTCGACAATCTTGCTGCCCCGTGCAGCGATGCGGTTTTCTTTCAGGCTCTTCGGCGCTTGTTGTCGCAATCTTCGCGAACGGTCCCGCCACACTTCGCGTCAACCGTGGAGCAGCAGCTCGAATTGAGCCTGTTCGACGATCTCCAGCAACAGATCGGATGCTGGCGACAAGACGAGGCCAAGCTTTGGTAA
- a CDS encoding diguanylate cyclase produces MGVDVDTHRANRSRLPLWAGGFVAVACLAILTLSGWREWSAREAALQNAEIDMANLARSLTQHAEDSVEIADAALLGLANRLETTGVGPAAVAGLQSFLNDRRSTLGRIRGLFVYDETGQWLATTESINLSGLNNSDRVYFQHHRDVDDRRAFLGHPVQSRSGGQWIVTVSRRFNHSDGSFAGVVLATIDVDYFAAFYRQFDIGPSGAVSLLSTDGILIARSAGDGSYVGRDMSATQLIRDQLPRASSGIYYFRSPLDGLPRLSFYKVSDRFPFVLLATQAEHDVLARWREGLITRIAFVVGLALFIALLGVHLVRQLVTRQRLNAAIAAKEADFRLLAEESSDLVTRIDFDERILYASPASARVLGWAAEKLVGTPALAGVHQEDRPRVEQTLATLKRGEIDEARILYRNRHREKSEIWVETTMRATRKPDTGLIDGFVALSRDMTRHKDLEAKLAVLAASDGLTGLANRRCFDERLEHEWARSRREGIPISLLMIDIDHFKMFNDQFGHQAGDSCLRTIASVLADQALRPADLAARYGGEEFALLLPHTDSDGCEQVGTRVLEALREIQTEDGSVAAWRITASLGGATIWPNAATATNHASLVEAADRALYSAKNGGRNRLIMAGKVMRWSGAKSA; encoded by the coding sequence ATGGGGGTAGACGTCGATACGCATCGCGCGAACCGTTCTCGCCTCCCACTCTGGGCTGGCGGCTTCGTTGCTGTTGCCTGTCTCGCCATTCTGACACTCAGCGGTTGGCGGGAATGGAGCGCGCGCGAAGCAGCGCTCCAGAACGCCGAGATCGACATGGCCAATCTCGCGCGGTCTCTTACGCAGCATGCTGAAGATTCGGTCGAGATCGCTGACGCGGCGCTCCTGGGCCTGGCCAACAGACTGGAAACTACTGGCGTCGGCCCCGCTGCGGTTGCGGGCCTCCAGAGCTTCCTGAACGATCGTCGATCCACGCTCGGCCGCATCCGCGGTCTCTTTGTTTACGACGAGACCGGCCAGTGGCTTGCGACCACGGAAAGCATCAACCTATCCGGACTCAACAATAGCGACCGCGTCTATTTCCAACATCATCGCGACGTCGATGACCGCCGCGCCTTTTTGGGTCACCCCGTGCAGAGCCGATCGGGCGGTCAATGGATCGTTACGGTGTCGCGCCGCTTCAATCATAGTGATGGCAGCTTTGCCGGCGTAGTCCTTGCGACAATCGACGTCGACTACTTCGCGGCGTTTTATCGGCAGTTCGATATTGGACCGAGCGGGGCCGTGTCACTTCTCAGCACCGATGGAATACTGATTGCGCGAAGTGCCGGCGATGGCAGCTACGTGGGCCGCGACATGTCCGCGACCCAGCTCATTCGCGACCAGCTTCCTCGTGCGTCATCGGGAATCTACTACTTTCGCTCGCCCCTGGACGGATTGCCGCGGCTGAGCTTCTACAAGGTCAGTGATCGCTTTCCGTTCGTTCTGCTCGCAACACAAGCGGAGCACGATGTGCTTGCACGCTGGCGCGAGGGGCTCATCACCAGGATAGCCTTCGTTGTTGGCCTGGCGCTGTTCATAGCCCTCCTTGGCGTGCATCTCGTCCGCCAACTCGTCACGCGCCAGCGTCTGAACGCCGCGATCGCGGCCAAAGAGGCCGACTTTCGCCTCCTTGCAGAAGAGTCCAGCGACCTGGTGACCCGCATCGATTTCGACGAACGCATTCTCTATGCATCTCCGGCCTCAGCGCGGGTACTCGGTTGGGCGGCCGAGAAACTTGTGGGAACGCCGGCTTTGGCAGGCGTGCACCAGGAGGATCGACCCCGCGTCGAGCAAACGCTTGCAACGCTGAAGCGTGGCGAGATCGACGAAGCGCGAATCCTCTATCGCAATCGCCATCGTGAGAAGTCCGAGATCTGGGTCGAGACGACAATGCGCGCAACCAGGAAGCCCGACACAGGGCTTATCGACGGTTTCGTCGCTCTCTCCCGCGATATGACGCGGCACAAGGATCTTGAGGCGAAACTCGCCGTTCTCGCCGCTTCCGACGGGCTGACTGGCCTCGCCAACCGCCGCTGTTTTGATGAACGCCTTGAGCATGAATGGGCGAGGTCACGAAGGGAAGGCATCCCTATTTCCCTGCTGATGATCGACATCGACCATTTCAAGATGTTCAATGACCAGTTCGGACATCAAGCGGGCGATAGCTGCCTGCGGACGATCGCGAGCGTACTTGCGGACCAGGCCCTGAGACCGGCCGATCTTGCCGCACGATATGGCGGAGAAGAGTTCGCGCTTCTCCTACCCCACACGGATTCTGACGGCTGTGAGCAGGTCGGGACCAGGGTTCTTGAAGCACTGCGTGAAATCCAGACTGAAGACGGGAGTGTCGCCGCCTGGCGCATCACGGCAAGTCTCGGCGGCGCAACGATCTGGCCGAATGCCGCCACCGCGACCAACCACGCTTCATTGGTCGAAGCGGCCGATCGAGCGCTCTATTCTGCCAAAAATGGTGGTCGAAACCGCTTGATCATGGCAGGAAAGGTGATGCGCTGGTCGGGCGCCAAGAGTGCATGA